A part of Pseudoalteromonas arctica A 37-1-2 genomic DNA contains:
- the pelG gene encoding exopolysaccharide Pel transporter PelG has translation MAGIGFEIRKILKKNTLLSVFEAYGYAGLIGSGPWLLSIVALMLIGILSLGIVLPKVLIIQFLTLVTYMMAASLILTGGLQLLLTRFIADLFFQKEEAKVLPNLLGAQLITTIAALLVGLAVWPMLPIPVVTKIIILGAFVSLCNQWLGAIFLSGMKEYRLILITMLSGYAFMVLLAYLLRDWQLDGLFFAFFAGEALLFFSFLFMIIRRYPGEKLISFDFLSNKKVYYSLFFCGLFYNIGVWADKIIFWYSPSTSIQIIGTLRASPIYDLPIFLAYLSIIPGMAVFLVKMETDFVEEYDRFYTAIREGSSLEEIYYLKDNMIQTARAGLYDIFKIQGITVACLLLWGEQILTFIGIDPNYKTLLFIDVVGVGVQVIFLSILNILFYLDKRSTVLFLAGLFLVINVVLTLLSIAFGPQFYGYGFALSTIITSVVGLFWLSKQFEDLEYETFMLQ, from the coding sequence ATGGCTGGAATAGGTTTTGAGATACGGAAAATTCTCAAAAAAAATACCCTGCTCTCAGTTTTTGAAGCATACGGCTACGCAGGTTTAATAGGCTCTGGCCCTTGGCTGCTCTCTATTGTAGCGTTAATGCTTATTGGTATTTTAAGTTTAGGAATTGTATTACCTAAAGTACTTATTATTCAATTTTTAACGCTTGTTACCTACATGATGGCCGCCTCACTTATTTTAACGGGTGGTTTGCAGTTATTACTAACTCGATTTATTGCCGATTTATTTTTTCAAAAAGAAGAGGCTAAGGTACTGCCTAATTTACTTGGTGCGCAACTTATAACAACAATAGCCGCGCTATTGGTAGGCTTGGCTGTATGGCCTATGCTCCCTATACCTGTTGTTACTAAGATTATAATTTTAGGTGCCTTTGTAAGCTTATGTAATCAGTGGCTTGGCGCTATTTTTCTATCAGGTATGAAAGAATACCGGTTAATTTTAATAACCATGCTAAGTGGTTACGCCTTTATGGTATTACTTGCATACTTATTAAGAGACTGGCAGTTAGACGGCTTATTTTTTGCGTTTTTTGCAGGCGAAGCTCTACTCTTTTTTAGCTTTTTGTTTATGATTATTCGCCGCTACCCAGGTGAAAAACTTATAAGCTTTGACTTTTTAAGTAATAAAAAAGTGTATTACAGCCTATTCTTTTGTGGTCTGTTTTATAACATTGGTGTGTGGGCTGATAAAATCATTTTTTGGTATTCACCAAGCACATCAATTCAGATTATTGGCACGTTAAGAGCCAGCCCAATTTACGACTTACCTATATTTTTAGCCTATTTGTCTATTATTCCCGGTATGGCAGTATTTTTAGTAAAAATGGAAACCGACTTTGTAGAAGAATACGACCGTTTTTACACAGCTATTCGAGAGGGTTCATCGTTAGAAGAGATTTACTATTTAAAAGATAATATGATCCAAACTGCACGTGCCGGTTTATACGATATATTTAAAATTCAAGGTATTACCGTTGCCTGCTTATTATTGTGGGGCGAGCAAATACTTACCTTTATTGGTATTGATCCAAACTATAAAACGCTTTTATTTATTGATGTAGTTGGTGTGGGTGTACAAGTTATATTTTTGTCTATTTTAAATATTTTGTTTTATTTAGATAAACGCTCAACAGTGCTATTTTTAGCGGGGTTATTTCTAGTAATCAATGTTGTTTTAACTTTGTTATCAATTGCTTTTGGGCCGCAGTTTTATGGTTACGGCTTTGCTCTCTCAACTATTATTACCTCTGTTGTTGGCTTATTTTGGCTTTCTAAACAATTTGAAGATTTAGAATACGAAACGTTTATGCTGCAATAG
- a CDS encoding CinA family protein gives MELHQEIKTLAAQLGAILTDKCLWITSAESCTGGGVSYALTDTPGSSAYIDRAFVTYSNQAKQDLLNVSASTLAQFGAVSEQTVREMALGAIKATNANISIAVSGIAGPGGATEGKPVGLVWFGIQINDKVLTFKQVFSGDRAQVRLQAIVFALKSVIDEIK, from the coding sequence ATGGAATTACATCAAGAGATTAAAACACTTGCTGCGCAATTAGGCGCTATTTTAACGGATAAATGCTTATGGATCACTAGTGCTGAGTCATGTACTGGTGGCGGAGTGAGTTATGCCCTTACAGATACGCCTGGAAGCTCTGCTTATATTGACCGCGCATTTGTGACTTATAGCAACCAAGCAAAGCAAGACTTACTAAATGTAAGTGCCAGTACATTAGCGCAATTTGGTGCTGTGAGCGAGCAGACAGTACGTGAAATGGCACTAGGTGCAATAAAGGCAACAAATGCAAATATATCTATAGCTGTATCGGGTATTGCAGGACCTGGCGGGGCAACAGAAGGTAAACCCGTGGGACTTGTGTGGTTTGGCATACAAATTAATGACAAAGTACTGACCTTTAAACAAGTATTCTCTGGCGATAGGGCTCAAGTTAGACTGCAAGCTATTGTATTTGCATTGAAAAGTGTAATAGATGAGATAAAATAA
- a CDS encoding DcaP family trimeric outer membrane transporter has product MKFTPLKTLAASAVLCALSSTAYAATAAKIGDTEFTYGGYIKLDSMWSDYSAGAPAGSNVGRDFYVPSTLTVGDDNSSDAVFDMHARESRFNFGTATVMDNGKTVNTKIEIDFLASAAGGNERVSNSYAPRIRHAFVTYDGWLFGQTWSNFQNVGALAETLDFVGPAEGTIFVRQSQIKYTTGAWSFSLENPESTISTTSGMVVTDDASLPDFTARYTHKADWGNIVVAALARQLTYKVGSVDADETSFGISASGKINLGEDNLKFMLTQGKGLGRYVGLNVAHGAVLNGDELDAIDSTSGFVAYQHKWTSQWRSTFLYSFFSADNNTDLLAISGDPTESSQSYSANILYSPVKRLTFGAELKHAERETESGVDGDLDRLQFSVKYSF; this is encoded by the coding sequence ATGAAATTTACCCCATTAAAAACATTGGCAGCAAGCGCTGTACTATGTGCACTATCAAGTACTGCATACGCGGCAACTGCTGCAAAAATTGGTGATACCGAATTTACTTACGGTGGATACATTAAACTCGACTCTATGTGGAGTGATTATTCAGCGGGTGCGCCTGCAGGTTCAAACGTAGGTCGTGACTTTTACGTACCAAGTACGCTAACAGTTGGCGACGATAACAGCTCAGATGCTGTGTTTGATATGCATGCTCGCGAGTCACGCTTTAACTTTGGCACAGCCACTGTTATGGATAACGGTAAGACCGTTAACACTAAAATTGAGATTGATTTTTTAGCCTCAGCTGCTGGCGGCAATGAACGTGTATCAAACTCTTATGCTCCACGTATTCGCCATGCGTTTGTGACATACGACGGTTGGTTATTTGGTCAAACATGGTCTAACTTTCAAAACGTGGGTGCCCTTGCTGAAACGCTTGATTTTGTAGGCCCAGCTGAAGGCACTATATTTGTTCGCCAATCGCAAATTAAATATACCACTGGCGCATGGTCTTTCTCATTAGAAAACCCAGAAAGTACAATTTCTACTACTAGCGGTATGGTAGTAACTGATGATGCATCCTTGCCTGACTTTACAGCTCGTTACACACACAAAGCTGATTGGGGTAACATTGTTGTTGCAGCGCTTGCTCGCCAACTAACTTATAAAGTAGGCAGTGTTGATGCAGATGAAACATCTTTTGGTATTAGTGCGTCGGGTAAAATAAACCTTGGTGAAGACAACCTTAAATTTATGCTTACTCAAGGTAAAGGCTTAGGCCGTTACGTAGGCTTAAACGTTGCTCACGGCGCAGTACTTAATGGCGATGAACTAGATGCCATTGATTCGACTTCTGGTTTTGTTGCTTACCAGCACAAGTGGACAAGCCAATGGCGTTCAACGTTCTTATACTCTTTCTTCTCTGCTGATAACAACACTGATTTATTAGCTATTTCTGGTGATCCGACTGAATCAAGCCAAAGCTATAGCGCTAACATTTTATATTCCCCTGTTAAACGCCTAACATTTGGAGCTGAGCTAAAACATGCTGAGCGTGAAACTGAAAGTGGCGTAGATGGCGATTTAGATCGTTTACAATTCTCTGTTAAATACTCTTTTTAA
- a CDS encoding TonB-dependent siderophore receptor, translating into MKLNRTFALSSLVLAMGFSAQAQETPTKNTVENNNEQMEEILIVGVRQDRVSQGATGLTMELNETPQSISVIGAEQLQNFAANSINDALKMATGITVEQGETNRTRYTSRGFDIKSTQVDGVGLPNNWGLVTGAMESYGYEKIEVIRGANGQLTGVGNAAGTINYVRKRPTNENEGEVGISVGTYGLKRLQADYSFLLTDSGSWAARVVGAAESSDSYLDGLENDRTYFSAVVDGQLTGNSTLSFGASHQDANTDGTMWGGLPLSYADGTQAQWDVSTSTAQEWTKWDTLNTTAFIEYTYVFDNNWEIKTTYNYQDSEDQSKLLYLYDAYGMFDSETNLGLVSIPGRYDTEFSADLFDITAKGEYSLFGQEHELMLGGSISQSTSYSFTNSYDAATTEAYGLAPAFPYALDAIAEPIWGERTKYADIDVTLKRFFGSTKLNLTSDLFVIAGFNAIDYERTGFSQGVDIDNDESEVSPYLATTYAINDDVNVYVSYSDIYQPQEQYDYDGNFLDPSKGVNYEVGVKTQWFDDQLLATFAVFSAKQDNIATYAGLNAAGFNYYKGADQDTQGFELELTGNITDDLNAVFAYTYLDINDDAGDSSHEWEPENVVNFSLDYTLPQLPEFKFGLAGKWQSKTENIASNVKQDSYLLMNVFARWDASEDLSIQANIDNITDEKHITSLANVGFYGSPISGKVSLTYRF; encoded by the coding sequence ATGAAACTCAATCGCACTTTTGCACTTTCTTCATTAGTTTTAGCTATGGGTTTTTCAGCTCAAGCGCAAGAAACACCAACTAAGAATACAGTTGAAAATAACAATGAACAAATGGAAGAAATATTAATAGTAGGTGTACGCCAAGATCGAGTTAGCCAAGGTGCTACCGGTTTAACTATGGAGCTTAACGAAACACCACAATCTATTAGTGTAATTGGCGCAGAGCAACTTCAAAACTTTGCAGCAAATAGTATTAATGACGCATTGAAAATGGCTACGGGTATTACTGTAGAACAAGGTGAAACTAACCGCACACGATACACGTCTCGTGGTTTTGATATTAAAAGCACTCAAGTTGATGGTGTTGGTCTACCTAATAACTGGGGCCTTGTTACTGGTGCTATGGAAAGCTACGGTTATGAAAAAATAGAAGTTATTCGTGGTGCTAATGGGCAATTAACAGGCGTTGGTAATGCAGCTGGTACTATTAATTATGTTCGAAAACGCCCAACAAATGAGAATGAAGGTGAAGTAGGTATTTCTGTAGGTACTTATGGTTTAAAGCGCTTACAAGCTGATTATTCATTTTTATTAACAGATTCTGGTAGCTGGGCTGCACGTGTTGTTGGGGCTGCAGAAAGCTCTGATTCATACCTTGATGGTTTAGAAAACGATCGTACTTACTTCTCTGCTGTAGTTGATGGACAACTTACTGGTAATTCAACACTTTCATTTGGTGCTTCACATCAAGATGCGAATACAGATGGAACCATGTGGGGAGGATTACCACTTTCATATGCCGATGGCACACAAGCGCAGTGGGATGTAAGTACAAGTACAGCCCAAGAGTGGACTAAATGGGATACTCTTAATACCACAGCTTTTATTGAATATACTTATGTATTCGATAATAACTGGGAAATTAAAACAACTTATAATTACCAAGACTCAGAAGATCAAAGTAAATTACTTTACCTTTATGACGCTTATGGAATGTTTGATAGTGAAACTAATTTAGGTTTAGTCAGTATTCCTGGACGATATGATACAGAATTCTCAGCTGATTTATTTGATATAACAGCTAAAGGTGAGTACAGCTTGTTTGGTCAAGAGCATGAGTTAATGCTTGGTGGTAGTATTTCACAAAGTACATCTTACTCTTTTACTAACTCTTACGATGCAGCAACAACTGAAGCTTATGGTTTAGCGCCTGCTTTTCCATACGCATTAGATGCGATTGCTGAACCTATTTGGGGTGAACGAACTAAGTATGCTGATATTGATGTTACTTTAAAGCGTTTTTTTGGTTCTACTAAATTAAACCTAACAAGTGACTTATTTGTTATTGCGGGCTTTAACGCTATCGATTATGAGCGCACAGGCTTTAGCCAAGGCGTTGATATAGATAATGATGAAAGTGAGGTAAGCCCTTACCTTGCAACAACGTATGCAATTAATGATGATGTTAATGTATATGTAAGCTATTCCGATATTTATCAGCCACAAGAGCAGTACGATTACGATGGTAACTTTTTAGATCCAAGTAAAGGTGTTAATTACGAAGTTGGAGTGAAAACTCAATGGTTCGATGATCAACTACTTGCAACCTTTGCCGTATTTAGTGCAAAACAAGACAATATTGCAACTTATGCAGGGCTAAACGCAGCTGGATTTAATTACTATAAAGGAGCTGATCAAGATACCCAAGGCTTTGAATTAGAATTAACCGGAAATATAACTGATGATCTAAATGCTGTATTTGCATATACATACTTAGATATAAATGATGACGCAGGCGATAGTTCTCATGAATGGGAACCTGAAAATGTTGTTAATTTTTCATTAGATTATACGCTGCCTCAACTACCTGAATTTAAATTTGGTTTAGCCGGTAAATGGCAATCAAAAACAGAAAATATAGCCAGTAATGTTAAGCAGGATTCTTATTTACTTATGAACGTATTTGCTCGATGGGATGCTAGCGAAGACTTATCAATTCAAGCTAACATTGATAACATCACAGATGAAAAACATATTACTAGCTTAGCCAATGTTGGTTTTTATGGCTCTCCTATTAGCGGAAAAGTTAGCTTAACTTATCGCTTTTAA
- a CDS encoding response regulator transcription factor: MSQFLIADDHPLFREALKGALSAKFEGLEVFESSDFDSTLQVLSEQEDLDILLLDLHMPGNGDLYGLIRIREEYPSLPIAVVSGSEDANIVSKVMGYGAMGFIPKSSSSDDIASAINQILEGDTWLPKELKNKVAEIEGEDREIAAQVASLTPQQYRVLQYLHEGLLNKQIAYELHISEATVKAHITAIFRKLGVYNRTQAVLIAAKLKLEPIEQA; the protein is encoded by the coding sequence ATGAGTCAGTTTTTAATAGCGGACGACCATCCGTTATTTCGTGAAGCACTAAAGGGCGCATTGAGCGCAAAATTTGAAGGTTTAGAGGTTTTTGAATCATCCGATTTTGACAGCACACTGCAAGTGTTAAGCGAGCAAGAGGATCTTGATATATTACTGCTAGACCTTCACATGCCAGGTAATGGTGATTTATATGGTCTTATTCGTATTAGAGAAGAATACCCAAGCTTACCTATTGCCGTTGTTTCGGGTAGTGAAGACGCTAATATAGTTTCTAAAGTAATGGGTTACGGCGCTATGGGTTTTATTCCTAAATCGTCATCGTCTGATGATATTGCCAGTGCAATTAACCAAATACTTGAAGGCGATACATGGCTACCAAAAGAGTTAAAAAACAAAGTAGCTGAAATTGAAGGTGAAGATAGAGAAATAGCAGCGCAAGTTGCCTCATTAACACCTCAACAATACCGAGTGCTGCAATATCTGCACGAAGGTTTACTTAATAAGCAAATTGCTTATGAACTGCACATATCAGAAGCAACAGTAAAAGCACACATTACAGCCATATTTAGAAAACTCGGCGTGTACAATCGTACCCAAGCCGTTTTAATTGCCGCTAAATTAAAACTCGAGCCAATAGAGCAGGCATAA
- the acs gene encoding acetate--CoA ligase, with the protein MSQSIYPVPAHIKDATLVDKNKYNTLYKQSIDDPESFWREHGKRLDWSTPYTKVKNTSFDKGHINIKWYEDGYLNASYNCIDRHLKTKADKTALIWEGDSPSQSENITYQQLHDEVAKFANGLKKLGVQKGDRVAIYMPMTPQAVYAMQACARIGAIHSVVFGGFSPSAIADRIRDSGAKIVITSDEGRRAGNCVPLKANVDEAVAQETVTSIEHVIVHQLTGGEVDWNEHDIWWHDLVADLPAKCEPEPMNAEDPLFILYTSGSTGQPKGVVHTTGGYLVYSSMTHEYVFDLKEDDVYWCSADVGWITGHSYIAYGPLVNGCTQVLFEGVPTYPTAGRMGEIVDKHGVTILYTAPTAIRALMAKGDEPTASSNRDSLRILGSVGEPINPEAWTWYYESIGKSNCPIVDTWWQTETGGIMITPLPGATDTKPGSATHPFFGIAPALFDAEGNNLEGAVDGNLVILDSWPSQARTVYGDHERFEQTYFSAYPGVYFTGDGCRRDEDGYYWITGRVDDVLNVSGHRLGTAEIESALVAHEAVAEAAVVGYPHDIKGQGIYVYITPNEGVTVSDELTKEVRNWVRKELSPIASPDMIQWSPGLPKTRSGKIMRRILRKIAANEHQQLGDTSTLADPSVVDELIENRLNR; encoded by the coding sequence ATGTCACAAAGTATCTATCCAGTTCCTGCGCATATTAAAGATGCGACTCTTGTAGATAAAAATAAATATAATACGCTTTACAAGCAATCTATTGATGACCCAGAAAGTTTTTGGCGTGAGCATGGCAAACGTCTTGATTGGTCTACCCCTTATACAAAAGTTAAAAACACATCATTCGACAAAGGCCATATAAATATTAAATGGTATGAGGATGGCTATCTTAATGCTTCGTACAATTGTATCGATCGTCATTTAAAAACCAAAGCAGATAAAACGGCGCTTATTTGGGAAGGTGACAGCCCATCTCAAAGTGAGAATATTACTTATCAACAATTGCATGATGAAGTAGCCAAGTTTGCCAATGGTTTAAAAAAACTAGGTGTTCAAAAAGGTGATCGTGTAGCGATTTATATGCCTATGACGCCTCAAGCTGTTTATGCAATGCAGGCTTGTGCACGTATTGGTGCTATTCATTCGGTTGTATTTGGTGGCTTTTCACCTTCTGCGATTGCAGATCGTATTCGAGATTCGGGTGCCAAAATTGTTATTACTTCGGATGAAGGGCGCAGAGCAGGTAATTGTGTTCCATTAAAAGCAAATGTAGATGAAGCGGTAGCGCAAGAAACTGTAACCTCAATTGAGCATGTTATTGTGCACCAATTAACCGGCGGTGAAGTTGATTGGAATGAGCACGATATATGGTGGCATGACCTAGTTGCTGATTTACCAGCAAAGTGTGAACCAGAGCCAATGAACGCTGAAGATCCACTGTTTATTTTATATACGTCAGGTTCAACAGGTCAGCCAAAGGGTGTTGTGCATACTACTGGTGGCTACTTAGTTTACTCATCAATGACACATGAATACGTATTTGATTTAAAAGAAGACGATGTGTATTGGTGTAGTGCCGATGTAGGTTGGATCACAGGCCACAGTTACATTGCATACGGGCCATTAGTAAACGGTTGTACACAAGTATTATTTGAAGGTGTACCAACTTATCCAACTGCAGGACGTATGGGCGAAATTGTTGATAAACACGGTGTAACTATTTTATATACTGCGCCTACAGCAATTCGTGCGCTAATGGCGAAAGGTGATGAGCCAACTGCTTCGTCAAATCGCGATAGTTTACGTATTTTAGGCTCGGTGGGTGAGCCAATAAATCCAGAAGCATGGACGTGGTATTACGAGAGTATTGGTAAATCTAATTGTCCGATTGTTGATACGTGGTGGCAAACAGAAACCGGTGGCATAATGATTACGCCTCTACCGGGTGCAACTGATACAAAGCCTGGCTCTGCGACCCATCCATTTTTTGGTATTGCGCCAGCATTATTTGATGCTGAGGGGAATAACCTTGAAGGTGCTGTGGACGGTAATTTAGTTATTTTAGATAGCTGGCCATCGCAAGCGCGAACTGTTTATGGCGACCATGAACGTTTTGAACAAACTTATTTTAGCGCCTACCCAGGTGTTTACTTTACAGGTGATGGTTGTCGTCGTGATGAAGACGGTTATTACTGGATCACAGGACGTGTGGACGATGTACTTAACGTATCAGGCCATCGCTTAGGTACTGCTGAAATTGAAAGTGCGTTAGTTGCGCACGAAGCAGTAGCAGAAGCAGCAGTAGTGGGTTACCCGCATGATATTAAAGGCCAAGGTATTTATGTTTATATTACGCCTAACGAAGGTGTAACAGTAAGCGATGAATTAACCAAAGAGGTACGTAACTGGGTTCGTAAAGAGCTTAGCCCAATAGCATCACCAGATATGATTCAATGGTCTCCAGGTTTACCTAAAACGCGCTCAGGCAAGATTATGCGTCGTATTTTACGTAAAATCGCTGCAAATGAGCACCAACAACTCGGTGATACGTCAACGCTTGCAGATCCATCTGTAGTCGATGAACTAATCGAGAACAGATTAAATCGTTAA
- the purU gene encoding formyltetrahydrofolate deformylase → MSYILTTQCADDVGLIAKITGLCHKNNLNITRNNEFVDKDAQRFFMRTELTGEPQSDFLDQLRALLPQGAKLALHCGAKTKVVLLATKEAHCLGGMLLKQFEQTLNIEVLAVIANYADLEPLAKGFDVPFHVVSHEGLTRSEHDQKVGDLIASYNPDIIGLAKYMRILSPEFVGRFEGKIINIHHSFLPAFIGAKPYHQAFERGVKIIGATAHFVNNELDEGPIILQDVTSVTHANTAEMMAKMGKDVEKTVFCKALQLASEHKLFINGNKTVVFS, encoded by the coding sequence ATGAGCTATATACTAACCACCCAATGTGCTGACGACGTAGGCTTAATAGCTAAAATCACAGGGCTTTGTCATAAAAACAATTTAAATATTACGCGTAACAACGAGTTTGTAGATAAAGACGCACAGCGATTTTTTATGCGCACAGAGCTTACAGGCGAGCCACAAAGCGACTTTTTAGATCAACTACGCGCACTGTTGCCACAAGGCGCTAAACTTGCCCTACATTGCGGTGCAAAAACTAAAGTAGTTTTACTTGCAACTAAAGAAGCCCATTGTTTAGGTGGTATGTTGCTAAAGCAATTTGAACAAACTCTTAATATTGAAGTATTAGCCGTTATTGCTAACTACGCTGATTTAGAGCCTTTAGCAAAAGGGTTTGATGTGCCGTTTCATGTTGTATCGCACGAAGGACTAACTCGTAGCGAGCACGATCAAAAAGTAGGTGATTTAATTGCCAGCTACAACCCTGATATTATTGGTCTTGCCAAATACATGCGTATTTTAAGCCCTGAATTTGTGGGTCGCTTTGAAGGCAAAATAATTAATATTCATCATTCATTTTTACCCGCATTTATTGGTGCTAAACCTTATCATCAAGCATTTGAGCGCGGCGTAAAAATTATTGGTGCTACCGCTCACTTTGTGAACAACGAGCTTGATGAAGGCCCTATTATTTTGCAGGATGTAACAAGCGTTACACATGCTAATACCGCCGAAATGATGGCTAAAATGGGTAAAGATGTAGAGAAAACAGTGTTTTGTAAAGCACTCCAACTTGCATCAGAGCATAAGTTATTTATTAATGGTAATAAAACTGTAGTGTTTTCTTAG
- the recA gene encoding recombinase RecA, whose product MNDNKQKALDAALSQIERQFGKGSIMKLGDNKALNIESVSTGSLGIDIALGIGGLPMGRIVEVYGPESSGKTTLTLQVIAEAQKEGKTCAFIDAEHALDPVYAQKLGVNIDELFVSQPDTGEQALEICDMLVRSSAVDVVIIDSVAALTPKAEIEGDMGDSHMGLQARLMSQALRKLTGNIKRSNTLCIFINQIRMKIGVMFGNPETTTGGNALKFYASVRIDIRRIGSVKEGDEVVGNETRVKIVKNKVAPPFKQAEFIIMYGEGISKQGELIDLGVKHKIVEKAGAWYSYCGNKVGQGKSNSIKFLKENPEIADEIEGKLREMLLLKATIEPEDGEDKLGDDADL is encoded by the coding sequence ATGAACGATAACAAACAAAAAGCGTTGGACGCTGCACTATCACAAATTGAACGTCAATTTGGTAAAGGCTCAATTATGAAATTGGGTGATAACAAAGCGTTAAACATTGAATCTGTATCTACAGGCTCATTAGGTATTGATATTGCTTTAGGCATAGGTGGTTTACCTATGGGACGTATTGTTGAAGTATACGGACCTGAGTCATCTGGTAAAACAACGCTTACTTTACAAGTTATCGCTGAAGCGCAAAAAGAAGGCAAAACATGTGCCTTTATTGATGCTGAGCATGCTCTAGATCCAGTTTATGCACAAAAGCTTGGTGTTAACATTGATGAGCTTTTTGTATCGCAACCAGATACCGGTGAGCAAGCATTAGAAATTTGTGACATGTTAGTGCGCTCAAGCGCGGTAGACGTTGTTATTATTGACTCGGTTGCTGCACTTACACCAAAAGCTGAAATTGAAGGCGACATGGGCGACTCGCACATGGGCTTACAAGCACGTTTAATGTCACAAGCATTACGTAAGCTTACTGGTAACATTAAACGCTCTAACACGTTATGTATTTTCATTAACCAAATCCGTATGAAAATTGGTGTTATGTTTGGTAACCCAGAAACAACAACAGGTGGTAATGCACTTAAGTTTTACGCATCTGTTCGTATTGATATTCGTCGTATTGGTTCTGTTAAAGAAGGCGATGAAGTTGTTGGTAACGAAACACGCGTTAAAATTGTTAAAAACAAAGTTGCGCCGCCGTTTAAACAAGCTGAATTTATCATCATGTATGGTGAAGGTATTTCTAAGCAAGGCGAGTTAATTGACTTAGGTGTTAAGCACAAAATTGTTGAAAAAGCAGGTGCTTGGTATAGCTACTGTGGCAACAAAGTTGGCCAAGGTAAATCTAACTCAATTAAGTTTTTGAAAGAAAACCCAGAAATTGCAGATGAGATTGAAGGCAAGTTACGCGAAATGCTTTTACTAAAAGCAACTATTGAACCAGAAGATGGTGAAGATAAGTTAGGCGATGACGCTGACCTTTAA
- a CDS encoding DNA topoisomerase IB, protein MELIYVDDSLPGITRKQKNKHWQYFDPIGKIIKEKAVIERLNSLAFPPAYKSVWFCPEENGHILATGYDSKGRKQYRYHPLFTQQQDAKKYQACSVFGHKLPLLRAQLMEALQGDELDYERTLAAIVRLMDLGALRVGNERNVKQNKSFGATTLRSRHAKLTGKNIRLKYRAKSGKEREVNITDKALSSVIKELQDLPGQHLFQYIEGGERSNVTSTEINQYIQNIMGEEFSAKHFRTWRASVIAFKEVYEAKGAITLKTMLDEVSSKLGNTPTIARNSYIHPDVIELCKKNESEQTHWRDNFKLPRKTKYLSRFERGLLEFLT, encoded by the coding sequence ATGGAATTGATTTACGTTGATGATAGTTTGCCCGGAATTACCCGAAAGCAAAAAAACAAACATTGGCAGTATTTTGACCCAATAGGAAAAATAATTAAAGAGAAGGCCGTTATTGAGCGCTTAAATTCACTCGCGTTCCCGCCCGCTTACAAAAGTGTATGGTTTTGCCCTGAAGAAAATGGGCATATTTTAGCAACAGGTTACGACAGTAAAGGACGAAAGCAGTACCGATATCATCCATTATTTACACAACAACAAGATGCTAAAAAGTATCAAGCTTGTAGTGTGTTTGGACATAAGCTGCCGTTACTTAGGGCTCAATTAATGGAAGCATTGCAAGGTGATGAGCTCGATTATGAACGTACTTTAGCAGCCATTGTTAGATTAATGGATTTAGGTGCTTTACGGGTGGGGAATGAACGTAATGTAAAACAAAATAAAAGTTTTGGTGCGACAACCCTAAGATCAAGGCATGCAAAATTAACAGGTAAAAATATTAGATTAAAATACCGTGCAAAATCAGGTAAAGAAAGGGAAGTAAATATAACGGATAAAGCATTGAGTAGTGTTATTAAGGAACTTCAGGACTTACCCGGGCAACACTTGTTTCAATATATAGAAGGGGGGGAGCGCTCTAACGTTACCTCTACTGAAATCAATCAGTATATTCAAAATATAATGGGTGAAGAATTTAGCGCAAAACACTTTAGAACATGGCGAGCAAGTGTGATTGCTTTTAAAGAAGTGTATGAAGCAAAAGGCGCTATTACATTAAAAACAATGCTTGATGAAGTGTCTTCAAAGCTTGGGAATACGCCAACAATAGCGCGTAATTCTTATATTCACCCTGATGTTATTGAGCTTTGTAAGAAAAATGAATCAGAACAAACTCATTGGCGCGACAATTTTAAATTACCCCGTAAAACAAAGTATCTTAGTCGGTTTGAGCGCGGTTTATTAGAGTTTTTAACGTAA